A single genomic interval of Oleidesulfovibrio alaskensis DSM 16109 harbors:
- a CDS encoding S24 family peptidase, translating to MTSATTHRDNDAQDKGNAMDTFKINDKAWTLVITKVNELRKQGETLESIGNLLRVNRSTIKVWLDNSKGGERTSFRDMLRYIDKLGIQLNEVFGESLTTSASIKKEPAAQIRNLRPLAQAEPAFVLPESALPASIGVIVPVYAAAGAGAALERIEDEPLAQISIPMKYARAALFVVLVEGDSMEPTIRKGAYVGLDRESQKIVQGEVYGVNLPYEGVVLKRVYLDHSNNALILKSDNPSHDPITLPIDGREGLIVGRAVWVMQDV from the coding sequence ACGACGCACAAGATAAGGGCAATGCCATGGATACCTTCAAGATCAACGATAAAGCTTGGACTTTGGTCATTACCAAAGTCAATGAACTGCGCAAACAAGGCGAAACCCTTGAATCTATAGGCAACCTTTTGCGAGTCAACCGCTCAACGATCAAGGTGTGGTTAGACAACAGCAAGGGAGGTGAAAGAACTTCTTTCCGTGACATGTTGCGCTACATTGATAAGCTGGGCATCCAACTTAATGAAGTATTTGGGGAGAGCTTAACCACTTCTGCCAGCATCAAAAAAGAACCTGCAGCCCAAATCCGCAACTTACGGCCACTGGCCCAAGCTGAGCCTGCTTTTGTGCTGCCTGAATCCGCTCTCCCCGCCAGCATTGGAGTCATCGTCCCTGTATACGCAGCAGCAGGAGCAGGTGCAGCCCTAGAACGAATTGAAGACGAGCCACTAGCACAAATCTCAATTCCAATGAAATATGCTCGAGCGGCTCTTTTTGTAGTTCTCGTGGAAGGAGACTCCATGGAGCCTACAATCCGCAAAGGAGCTTATGTAGGCTTGGACCGCGAATCTCAGAAAATTGTTCAGGGAGAAGTTTACGGCGTAAACCTCCCATACGAGGGAGTAGTGTTAAAGCGCGTCTACCTTGACCACAGCAATAATGCATTGATCCTAAAATCCGACAACCCTAGCCACGATCCGATAACCCTTCCTATCGATGGACGAGAGGGGCTTATAGTCGGACGGGCCGTGTGGGTTATGCAGGATGTTTGA